A DNA window from Tachysurus vachellii isolate PV-2020 chromosome 20, HZAU_Pvac_v1, whole genome shotgun sequence contains the following coding sequences:
- the LOC132863358 gene encoding trace amine-associated receptor 13c-like yields the protein MNNTKFQQNLTDEYCFPDNNNSCRKELRSSNSNIFLFLFLSCISVVTVILNLLVIISISHFKQLHTPTNLLIMSLAVADLLVGLVVMPVNIMDLIDNCWYLGKTMCSLYPLLNYISVSASAGSLVFIAVDRYIAIYNPLLYSTQITISKTSLFIVLTWSCAILYNVLFYVFNGHLLDPDLFSKCVGKCVVVQSQSASMADLFISFVGPCSAMMFLYLRIFKVVRYQVKSIHVLEYDNAHGRGVKSVKNKAVKTLGIVIFVYLFCWIPYYLHSLSVENLTSVSMVWIVLNWLIYINSSVNPLIYAIFYPWFRASVKYIVTCRIFQASSSMFNLFPEQF from the coding sequence ATGAACAACACTAAGTTTCAGCAAAATCTGACAGATGAATACTGCTTTCCAGACAACAACAACTCCTGCAGAAAGGAGTTGCGAAGCAGCAACAGCaacatcttcctcttcctcttcctgtcaTGCATCTCTGTAGTCACCGTGATCCTCAACCTGCTGGTGATCATCTCCATCTCCCACTTTAAGCAACTGCACACACCAACCAATCTGCTCATCATGTCTCTGGCGGTGGCCGACCTCCTCGTGGGACTCGTAGTGATGCCTGTGAATATTATGGACTTGATAGATAACTGCTGGTATCTTGGGAAAACCATGTGCTCGCTTTATCCCTTGCTTAATTATATTTCCGTGTCGGCTTCTGCAGGCAGCTTGGTGTTCATCGCGGTCGATCGGTACATTGCCATTTACAACCCTCTGTTGTATTCCACCCAAATCACCATTTCTAAAACGTCCTTGTTTATAGTTCTGACCTGGTCTTGTGCTATtctgtataatgttttattttatgtctttaaCGGCCACCTGCTTGATCCTGACCTGTTCAGCAAATGCGTCGGCAAATGCGTGGTGGTTCAAAGTCAGTCGGCCTCCATGGCCGACTTGTTCATTTCCTTCGTCGGGCCTTGCAGCGCCATGATGTTTTTGTATCTGAGAATTTTTAAAGTGGTGAGATATCAGGTCAAATCCATCCACGTTCTAGAGTACGACAACGCACATGGGCGTGGGgtcaaaagtgtgaaaaacaaagCTGTAAAAACCTTAGGCATCGTCATTTTCGTGTACCTGTTTTGCTGGATTCCGTATTATTTACATTCTCTGTCTGTTGAAAACCTGACATCCGTGTCCATGGTGTGGATCGTACTCAACTGGCTGATATACATCAACTCCTCTGTAAACCCCCTGATCTATGCCATATTTTACCCCTGGTTTAGAGCATCTGTTAAGTACATCGTGACATGTAGAATATTCCAGGCTTCTTCTTCCATGTTTAATCTGTTCCCAGAACAGTTCTGA